The Candidatus Cybelea sp. sequence GACCTCCCAAACCGCTATATGTACGTCTTGGTTGGCCCGTAGCGGTCGAGACGGCGGGTAGGGGTTAACCATAAGACAAGGGGTCGGTCCGTAGCCTAGGGAAAGCGCGTCCTGAAGACTTTCCACGCTTCGGTCTTCAGCTAATTTCCTATACTGCTACCCTACAAGGAGAAGCTATGCGTTTGTTTTCAGCAGCCCTGTGTACGGCAGTTGCCGCTAGCCTTATATCCGGTTGTGCGGGCAACACGTCGGGAACAGGCTCGAACGTACCCACCACCGCGGGTGCGCTAGGTCATGGCGTTGGAGCAGCCGGGCTCCGCGGCATTCCGGTCATGACTGTCGCCAAAAAATACCTGCCGACCCATATTCAACCCCAGCGCGGAAAGCGCGCACCGGCCGCGGCGACCCGTGGCATTTACGTCTCGGCTTTTTACGGCAGCGACGTCTGGGGTTTCCCCAAGAACAATAGCGGCAACGGGCCGGCGACCTGCACGGTACCCGTCACTCCCACCGGCGTCAACAGTTTCGGCGTCGACAACTCTGGGACGCTCATCGTTCCGGACGGTTTCTCGGGCACCTTCGTATATTCGAATAGTTCGATGTGCGGAACGCAGCTCGGCACCATCAGCGATCCCTACGGCCAACCTTCAGATGCAGCGGCAGTCGATGCCGTCAACGGCACCATCGCCCTCGGTAACATCTTCGACAACAGCGATACACCGGGCAGCATCTCGCTTTGCACGCTTTCCAGTGGAACGTGTTCGACGAACCTCACGAATCCGAACATTTTCGAGATGGGCGGCGTCGCCATGTCCTCTAACGGCGACTGCTGGGCGGATGCCATCAACGAATCCGATATTGCGGTCCTCGTCTACTTCCAAGGCTGCTCGGGCGCGGGAGTCCTCACAACCGGATTCAGCAACGGCTTTTACGGCGGCCTCGACATCGATAAAAAGGGCAACCTCGTGACGACCAGCCTGTTCGGGCCGAGCTTCTCGCTCCCCAGCACGGTCAACGTGTACTCGGGATGCAACCCGGCATGTACGCTGCTCAGCTCGACGCCGCTTGCCGGCGAGAGCATCTTCGGGCACGTCGGCCGACAGGGCCTGCGTTACGTGACGACCGATCTCGAGACGGCGGCCACCGAGGTGTATGCGTACAAGCCGACGGGCTTGACGCTCCTGTACAGCTTCACCGGCGGCATCCCCTGCGCAAGCGATGAGTGCGAAGCGGCGGCGTACACCCCGAGCACGAACAAGTAGTCGCTCGCGCTCCTTCGATAATCTGGCCTAAAAAGGGCCGCCGATTCGCACGGCGGCCCTTTTTCTCTTAGTCGTCCCCGATGAATGTCGTGGGCTTGCTGCGGTAGGGTGTAACTCGTTCTTGGAGCCTCCAAAACTCAAGCGGCTTCCCGCCGGCGAGCTTCTTAAAACGGCGGGGGCTCTGCTTGTAATCCAGCGCATCGCCGGCGGGATCGGCAGCGCGCGTGTCCGATGGTGCCAGCTGCCCGAGACCGAAGTTGTCTTCCATGAATCGCAGCACGCTCGCGGTCTCATACTGGACGTGCGTCACGCGCCCTCGCCGGGCGTAGGGTGAGACGATCAGCAGCGGTACGCGAAATCCAAGGCCGTCGTAGTCCGCGTGTACCGGTTTCACGGGATCGAACCAGCCGCCCCAGTCGTCCCACATCACAAAGATAACGGTAGATTTCCAGAATCGGCTCGTTCCGACGGCGTTGACGAGCGAAGCGACCCACGCCGGGCCCGTCTTTGAATTGAGTCCTGGATGATCGGAGTTTTCATACGTCGGCGTGATCCAGGTGATCTCGGCCAGTTCGCCACTAGCGATATCGGAAAGAAACTGGGAGGGCGGACTGATCACGTCGGCGCTCCAATCCGGACCGTTGTAGATCGGGCTGTCCGCCTGATAGGCATTCCATAGGTTCCCGTCGCCGTCAATCGGCCCGGCGTAGAATCGCCAACTAACGCGTGCCGCATCGGCTTCGCTGGCGATGGTCGGATTGTCGAAGCAGGCGACGATCGGCGACCCGTACGTGCGCGCGAGGGTCAGCGTCGGTACGGTATCCTGTTCTCCGCCCTCACATCCCCAATACGATTGCGGTGAATCAACGGCCTGGCTTGAGTAACCCGCGACCGCGTATTGGTGGGAGATGAAGCTTCCGTCCAGGTTTGAAGCAAACATGTGGTCGGCCAGGACGTACTGTTTGGCGAGATCCCAATAAGGCTTAATCTCGGTGCGCGGCACGTACGCGTACGCCGGGTTTTTTGGCGCACCGAATCCCGCCTGCAGATTATTCCAGCCGTCCATCTTGCACCGGGTCCCAGGCAGCTTTCCGCGGCCATCGCACGCGGTGAAGAAAGCCGCTGAAAAGTGTTCGATATCCCAGGCCTGTGCAAGATCTTGCGAATGCAACGGAACCTTGGCGCCGTTCGAGTCAAGTCCGTATTTTTGCGTTTGGGCCCCTGGATAGCTCATGAACAGGTTATTGAACGAGCGATTCTCCTGAATGATGAAGACGACGTGTTGGATCGGCGTGCCGCTGCCGGTCAGCGGGCGGGCAAAGGATCCGCCGCTGCGAACCGGCGCGGGCGCGTTGAGGGCATTGGCGTCGCAAGCCGGCAGCACGAGCAGAAAAGCAAGCGGCCATGCGACGCGAGAAGACCATCCCATACAGAGCTCCTCTCGGTAAAAGGCATGCTTTGCTGCACAAAAGCTCGCGACCCTGCGAGGCGGCGATTTGAAGGAAAGACACCGGCCGAGCAGAGGCGAAGTTGCGGCAGGTATGGTCATTTCGAGCGCGGCGCGTTACGGCTCGCTTTTTTGCATAGCCGCAGTCGTTAGCGGGTGCGCGGGAGAGCAGGTTGCACCGGCGCCGCTTCCCGCGGCTGCGGTGCGCCGCCCGGCTCGCGACGCAAGGCCGTCATGGGTGGCGCCGGACGCCAAAAAGATCCCGTTGCTCTACGTCACCGATCTCGGTACGGGCGACGTGTATATCTACGCCTATCGCACGGGCGCTCTGAAAGGAACGCTGCGGGGCTTCAGCCGGCCGTGGGGACTCTGCGTTGACCGGGCCGGAAGCGTTTACGTAACCGATAATGACGCCCAGCTGATTCATAAGTACGCACACGGCGGAACCAAGCCGACTGCAACGCTGAAGGACCCGGGTGAGACACCGGGAGGCTGCGCGGTCGATCCGACGACCGGAGACCTCGCGATTGCCAATGTCAGTAATCTTGGCAGCGAGCCCGGCGACGTCGCGATCTATCGCAAAGGGCGCGCGCCACGACGTAGCTTCAAAGACCCGGGGATCAACTACTACGAGTACTGCAGCTACGACAACCACGGCAATCTCTTCGTTGACGGGCAAAAAGGGGGAGCGTTTGTTTTCGCGGAGCTCTCCGCAGTGAGCCACGCGTTTACGGATATCGACTTGAATGCCAGCATTCAGTTCGGCGGCAGCGTTCAGTGGGATGGAACGCAAGTCGCCGTTGGCGATTATACCGCCCACAAGATCGACGAGTTTGACATCGGTCCGAGCGGCGCGACCGAGGTCGGATCGACGAAGCTCGACGGGGCGACGTTTGCCGTACAGTTTTTGATCGACGGCGCCAAAATAGTATCACCGGACGCCGGCGGCGCAGACGTGCTATTCTGGAATTATCCGACCGGCGGCTCGCCGGTCTCAACCCTAGGCGGCTTGCAGACGCCCTGGGGCGTTGCAGTCAGCCCCGCTAAGTAACCGCGCGCCCCCGGCGGGTTGCACCCGAGCGACGAACGTCGCGCACGAAACACCCGCGTTACATCCAGCGTAGATCTTGCATGATGAGGACGACCGTCGTCGCGCTCGCAGTATGGCTCGCTTTCATCGCGCGAGCACAGGCTGCGCCCCTTGCGCCGGGGCTCTACACCGCTTCCGGACACACGATCTATGTCGGCGTCGAACATGAGCTGCCCGCTCCCCCCTCCAACGACTTCTTCGATCCGGCTTCACAGCAGACCGGTGATCTGCACATCTCGTCCGACCTGCATCTGCAGCGCGGCATCTTAGAAAAACGAGAGACTCTCGAAGCACCGGGCGGCCGGCTGGGATTTTCGCTCTACTATGCGGGCCAACGGCCGCGTGCCACCGTGATTCTGGTCCACGGCAACGATCCGGAGTCGAGAGAAATGGGGTTCATCATCCCCTTTTTCGTCCTCAATGGAATTAACGTCATCAGTTACGATCAACGGGGCGTAGGCCAATCGGCCGGAAACTGGTTTCTCAGCGGCCCGCGGCAGCGAGCCGACGACGTCGCAGCCATCTACGACATTATCGGCAGCGACTATCAGGTGGATCCGCACCGCATAGGCCTCTGGGCATTTAGCAATGGAGGTTGGACCGCGCCGCTGGTCGCGCTTCACTGGCCGATCGCGTTTATGATTCTAAAGAGCGCTCCCACGGAATCCCTGGCCCGGAATATTGACTACGAGGTCGAGCAAGTGATGCGCCGGCACGGCGTGGAAGCCGACTTGCCGCAGGCGATCGCCCTCTGGCACGCATTCGACCGGGCACTCGACGGCACCATCTCCTGGGACGAGGCAAAGCGCCGCTACGACGCCGGCGCAAAGCAGGCCTGGTTCAAGTATTCGCTGATGCCGGACCTTGGCATATCGATTCCTCCGCCGCCCTCGATGATCCCGGGACTGCGGCGCTTGGTCACCTTCGATCCGACGAGCACGCTGCTGCGCATCTCGAAGACTCCGACCCTCGCGCTCTACGGTGCGCTCGATCGAAACGTTAACGCTGCGGATTCAGCGGCGCATCTACGCGAGTATCTCACGCGCGCCGGTAATCGCGACGTAACGATCAAGACCTATCCGGGTGCGGGGCACCAGCTCATCGTATCGAAGAGCGGCTACAACGGGGATTTTACGCCGCCGCAGCGATTCGTCCCCGGATACCCGCAAGTCATGATCGACTGGCTAACGCAGCGACGATTTACCAACGAGCTTCTCCCCAACTTTTAGCGGGTGCGCCGCTGCGCACGCGCATTCAATCGGGGAGAAGCGTAAATGCCGTTCTCTATTGAGTGAGTTCGTGCAGCGTGTTCGTTTTGGTATCGGTATAGTAGAGCACCGTATCGCTATCGCTCGTACCAGACGCGACAAGCCCAAAGACGCGAGCAGTCGCGCCCGTGTCGACGGTTTTGGTAGCCAGTATCTTCCCCGCCGGCGTCAGCTCCACGAGCTTGTTCCCACCCTTGGTATTGGCGACGATGAGGTTTCCGTTGGGTAGAAGAGCTGAAGCTACGGGCGCGTTGAGCGGAGCACCGCTATAGACGAGCGTCGCGCACGTGGCTTTTGCGTGAGCGCACTTGAATTTCTTCCCACCGGGCTGCACGACGATCTCGTCCTTCTCCAGCAGGTTGCTCGCGTTCGAAATGGAGACGACCGTATTATCGACCCCGTCCACTAGATACAACGTGTCGTTGCAAAGGCTGCCGGTTTTTGTACTATTATATTGTATTCCCGACGGGCCCAAGATGCTCCAACCGGAGCCCTTATTAATCCCGAAGCCGGATATCACTTCGGTCGCCGTCGTCTGGCCGCCACTGACAGAAATGAATGACAGCTTGATAATTGCGCCGGTCTTGGAATCTGAAACGTAGATGTCCTCGGGCGCGTAAGGCTCACCGCAGAACGCATCGGCGTCGGCGAACGGAGCCTCGAGGTGCGAACTGAAACTATGCTTGAGCAAACCGGTCTGGTCGAACTGCGAAACGGCGCCGCTCAGCATCCCCGCGCCGTAGACCTGATTTGTCTCGGTGACGGCATTGCCGTCGCAGCCCAGTACCTTGGAATTCTGCGTAAAGGTCGCGGGCTTGGAGTGCGGCCTCGGATTGAGTACTTCGATCGTGCTACCTTTCCCGGCAGCGCCCGCAGAGTTTTCGAAGTTGCAGACGAGCAGCTGCCCCTTCTTGAGCCCGAAGGTCGATCGGACCAACGAGATCGCGCGCGGACCCTGGTCGCCATTTTTCGGATCGACCGTGGAACCGATTTCGACGTCCTTGGTAAGCTTTTTCAGAATAGAGGTCGTGTCGTCGGGAACGATCGAAGCCGCTCCCGGCGCAGAGACTTGCGATGTAATTGAGGCTTGTGAGACGGAATTGCTTCCCGCTGCTCCGCTTGGAACGGTGGTATTTCCGCTACACGCCGAAGTCGCAAGAAGTATTCCCGCGATCGGCACAAGAACGCGATGGTTGAAAGTTGGCATCCTTAAATCTGGCTCCTAACGCAGTGATGACAAGGTCGGGTTCGAAGCGCTTCATTCGTCGCCGGCAAGCGCAAGTGCTTCTGGGGCCGCCGCTCGCGCTCGTGATGGCTTGACCCGGCAACTAAACCAAGCATGAGTACGGCCGCCCCTTCGCATAGGGAACCGCAAGGCCCTTTCG is a genomic window containing:
- a CDS encoding alkaline phosphatase family protein, which gives rise to MGWSSRVAWPLAFLLVLPACDANALNAPAPVRSGGSFARPLTGSGTPIQHVVFIIQENRSFNNLFMSYPGAQTQKYGLDSNGAKVPLHSQDLAQAWDIEHFSAAFFTACDGRGKLPGTRCKMDGWNNLQAGFGAPKNPAYAYVPRTEIKPYWDLAKQYVLADHMFASNLDGSFISHQYAVAGYSSQAVDSPQSYWGCEGGEQDTVPTLTLARTYGSPIVACFDNPTIASEADAARVSWRFYAGPIDGDGNLWNAYQADSPIYNGPDWSADVISPPSQFLSDIASGELAEITWITPTYENSDHPGLNSKTGPAWVASLVNAVGTSRFWKSTVIFVMWDDWGGWFDPVKPVHADYDGLGFRVPLLIVSPYARRGRVTHVQYETASVLRFMEDNFGLGQLAPSDTRAADPAGDALDYKQSPRRFKKLAGGKPLEFWRLQERVTPYRSKPTTFIGDD
- a CDS encoding alpha/beta hydrolase, producing the protein MMRTTVVALAVWLAFIARAQAAPLAPGLYTASGHTIYVGVEHELPAPPSNDFFDPASQQTGDLHISSDLHLQRGILEKRETLEAPGGRLGFSLYYAGQRPRATVILVHGNDPESREMGFIIPFFVLNGINVISYDQRGVGQSAGNWFLSGPRQRADDVAAIYDIIGSDYQVDPHRIGLWAFSNGGWTAPLVALHWPIAFMILKSAPTESLARNIDYEVEQVMRRHGVEADLPQAIALWHAFDRALDGTISWDEAKRRYDAGAKQAWFKYSLMPDLGISIPPPPSMIPGLRRLVTFDPTSTLLRISKTPTLALYGALDRNVNAADSAAHLREYLTRAGNRDVTIKTYPGAGHQLIVSKSGYNGDFTPPQRFVPGYPQVMIDWLTQRRFTNELLPNF